In Poecile atricapillus isolate bPoeAtr1 chromosome W, bPoeAtr1.hap1, whole genome shotgun sequence, one DNA window encodes the following:
- the LOC131592232 gene encoding secreted frizzled-related protein 2-like has translation MLLTAKILVFAMNGFLRVATGLDIGLSTKCIAIPKEMGMCHKIGYSEMRLPNLMGHTSMAEVILKSTTWQHLVHTDCHPHVRTFLCSLFAPICLDTFIHPCRSMCAAVRDSCAPVLLCHGHPWPASLDCDRFPGDEDMCLAPLTKDYKYLHKVLPKPTCQTCPTVEEFFTHKRVLEVFCDSNFAVKVKLSKKRTAFEDQEYNIECQVEFITQGSLLPYETQSMIQQWLLINEKCIERMSPTHRPMVYLLVGNIEEGIILVKQVYRWQRKDSQLTLATQKWRYHKCL, from the exons ATGTTATTGACTGCAAAAATCCTTGTTTTTGCCATGAATGGTTTCCTAAGAGTGGCAACAGGCTTGGACATTGGATTATCCACAAAATGCATAGCGATACCCAAGGAGATGGGCATGTGCCACAAGATTGGATACTCTGAAATGAGACTTCCCAACCTGATGGGACACACAAGCATGGCAGAGGTTATCCTAAAATCCACCACCTGGCAGCACCTTGTACACACAGACTGTCACCCTCACGTGAGGACATTCCTGTGCTCCCTGTTTGCACCCATCTGTTTAGATAC GTTCATCCATCCTTGCAGGAGTATGTGTGCTGCTGTCCGGGACAGCTGTGCCCCCGtgctcctctgccatgggcaccCCTGGCCTGCCAGCCTGGACTGCGACCGATTCCCTGGAGATGAGGACATGTGCCTGGCACCTCTTACCAAGGACTATAAATACTTGCACAAAG TCCTACCAAAGCCTACCTGCCAGACGTGCCCAACAGTAGAGGAATTCTTTACACACAAAAGAGTTCTTGAAGTTTTCTGTGACAGTAACTTTG CAGTGAAAGTAAAGCTGTCCAAGAAGAGAACAGCATTTGAGGACCAAGAGTATAACATTGAATGCCAGGTGGAATTCATTACCCAGGGCTCACTCTTGCCCTATGAAACTCAGAGTATGATACAACAGTGGCTGctaattaatgaaaaatgtatAGAGAGGATGTCTCCAACCCACCGTCCCATGGTGTATCTCCTTGTGGGGAATATTGAGGAGGGCATCATTTTAGTAAAACAGGTTTATCGCTGGCAGAGGAAGGACTCCCAGCTGACTTTGGCCACTCAGAAGTGGAGATACCATAAATGCTTGTAA